One segment of Stappia sp. 28M-7 DNA contains the following:
- the rplL gene encoding 50S ribosomal protein L7/L12, with translation MADLEKIVEELSALTVMEAAELSKMLEEKWGVSAAAPVAVAAAAGGAAAAPAEEEKTEFDVVLADAGDKKINVIKEVRAITGLGLKEAKDLVEGAPKTVKEAVAKAEAEELKKKLEEAGAKVELK, from the coding sequence ATGGCTGATCTCGAAAAGATCGTTGAGGAACTGTCCGCGCTCACCGTCATGGAGGCTGCGGAGCTTTCGAAGATGCTCGAGGAGAAGTGGGGTGTGTCCGCCGCTGCTCCGGTCGCCGTCGCTGCTGCTGCCGGTGGCGCTGCTGCCGCTCCGGCCGAGGAAGAGAAGACCGAGTTCGACGTTGTCCTGGCCGATGCCGGCGACAAGAAGATCAACGTCATCAAGGAAGTGCGCGCGATCACCGGTCTGGGCCTGAAGGAGGCCAAGGACCTGGTCGAGGGCGCTCCGAAGACCGTCAAGGAAGCCGTTGCCAAGGCCGAAGCCGAAGAGCTGAAGAAGAAGCTCGAAGAGGCCGGCGCCAAGGTCGAGCTGAAGTAA
- the rplJ gene encoding 50S ribosomal protein L10, with protein sequence MERAEKREFVASFNEVLNNTGVVVVAHYAGLSVAEMTAFRSQVRAAGGSVKVAKNRLVKLALQGTELEHIAGLFTGPTVIAYSDDPVAAAKATVAFAKTSNNLVVLGGALGTTNLNADGVKALAEMPSLDELRAKLVGMIQTPASRIAQVVNAPAGQLARVFGAYAKKDEAA encoded by the coding sequence GTGGAAAGAGCGGAGAAGCGAGAGTTCGTCGCGTCGTTCAACGAGGTGTTGAATAACACCGGCGTTGTCGTCGTTGCGCACTACGCCGGCCTTTCGGTTGCGGAAATGACGGCCTTCCGGTCGCAGGTCCGTGCCGCTGGAGGCTCGGTCAAGGTCGCCAAGAACCGTCTTGTGAAGCTTGCCCTTCAAGGCACCGAGCTCGAGCATATCGCTGGTCTGTTTACCGGCCCGACCGTCATCGCCTATTCGGACGATCCGGTTGCCGCCGCCAAGGCCACGGTTGCTTTCGCCAAGACCTCGAACAACCTGGTTGTTCTGGGTGGCGCGCTCGGCACGACCAACCTGAATGCGGACGGAGTCAAGGCGCTTGCCGAGATGCCGTCGCTCGACGAGCTGCGCGCGAAGCTGGTGGGCATGATCCAGACCCCCGCTTCCCGTATCGCCCAGGTTGTCAACGCTCCGGCCGGGCAGCTTGCCCGCGTCTTCGGCGCGTATGCCAAGAAGGACGAAGCCGCATAA